From Rhineura floridana isolate rRhiFlo1 chromosome 12, rRhiFlo1.hap2, whole genome shotgun sequence:
attcactgaatctttcagagggtcctattcttaaatcgctcctgttcttaaaacaagccactattctttaaatggagttgtcattgtctgttatgtcacaaattaaaaagaagacaatttcccccaaaaaatcctggggtgAGGGGAAAGCACAGCTCTGCAGGGGGTGCAGTGTCCCCATTTGTCCCCCCAACTACagagctgggggaggggctgggagagGGGAATGATGGAGATGGCACACCAGGAAAGGCACCACCTTAGAAATCCATGAGTAAGTGAGGGGGAAGGGCTACAACTGAAAAAAAACATGGGCAGTGGGACTGAACACATCTGCCTCCTATCCCAGATCCGGTTGTCCCAGGGtctgggggggaaggagagagggaggggaaatgtgtctttatttattctttaatttatatcccgcccttcctcccagcaggagcccagggcggcagtctTCTCCTCCAACCCTTTCGACTTTTTTCTAGAGTAATGCAGAAGCTGAGCCAGCACTGCCCATAGAAATTAAGGAGCAGTGAGTTTCCCAGATTGCACTTCTGCTGAAAGATTGTTGTCTTGGCCTGCCTTGCAACTGTCTCCCTGTTTTTATGCCTCATGCCTCCATCCTGAAGGGAGGACCCTGTTCTCTGTGTGGTATTCCTGACTGCAGGGCTTGGCTGCTACATTTCTGTGCCAAAAAACAGGTGCCGAAGCCCCCCGccccctgagagagagagagtggcatTTCCCTGCAACATGTTTCAGACCCTGGAAAGAGGCTCCAGCAACACAAAAAACAAGCTCGACTTTTAACATCCAaaggagagagagtgagagagagagctgaCTTGCCCTTGAGCCACAAAGGTTTGAGACATTTCACATACTATCCCTGTTTGCCGAAACTCTGGTTTTAAAGGCCTTCAACTGGGAGGCTGTTGCTTAGATCATACGCGCCACTGTTTTCGTCTTGCAGAAGGAGCTTCTCGATGGTCAGGGTGCCCATCTCCTTCCTTGAGTCCTCCAGCTCTTCAGGGACCAGATCCGTGACTGAAATAGGAAGGGGGAGAAACTGGGGTGCGGGGATGGCAGTTGAAGCTGGTTGATACTGCAGGGATGCCGCTGGTAACGTCGAGATGGGCTGAGTCCATGGGAAGTAGCTCAGAGGAGCTTGCTGGTCCATGCCGTCCAGGTGAGGCACAACAGCTGGCGTAGAGGTGGATCTTGCCTGtttgattaaaaaagaaaaaccacaccGACCCGTCAGTTGTGTTTCGCTAAGGCAGGGGTGGCTTACCTGTGGCTCCCCAACTGTTGTTGAGCTCAGCCTCTCAccatctccagccagcatgcatggccaatggtcaagaggatggtgggagatgtagccgagcaacatctggagggccacaggttagtcaccccaGGCTCTAGAGGTTTTGCAACCAGCTCCAGCTGATGCTCACCCGTATCTATTTATTCATTCCCCACTCTTCACTTGTAAGGTCCCCAACATGTCTTACAAAGTCTCATCTTTAAAACAATATCAGACTTAAAAAGAAGCACAAGAACCAACAATTAAGGTGAAAAGCCCCAAAACGAAACACCGTAGAAAGCTAACAAAGAACCATTTTAATTCATTAAGAGATAGAGTGTGACTTAGTTGTTAAAgcactggtggtggtggaggaaacctgtggccttacaGATGTTGTTAGGCAGGGAAGCGGGAAGCTGGAGTCTGGCAACCTCTGGAGGACCACggctctcccctccctccatgaGAGTGAtggtctaggactggggagacccaggttcagatcTGCGCTTGGTCATGAATCTCcctaggtgaccttggaccaaccCAGTAGCAGCCAGGCGGAGTGGTAGAGCAGCCCCTCTGAGACCAATGTTGCTACAGCTTACTTGGATGGGGCTCACAGGTGGGGCAGAACAGTGGTGAGGGGAGAAGGCGGCATGGACACACTAGCAGAGCCAACCCAATACCCCTGCCAGTACAAGCACAGACCCCTGATCTCTCAGCCCCCCTGCCCTCCCTAGCACCATCTGCAGAAGCTGTAGCAGCCCCAGTGCCAGGAAGGAGGCTCCGTGGCTCAGCCCCACCACGGCAGCTACTTCTGGTCCACTCGTAGAGGAATTGTGTGAGAACAGAATGGGAGTTGGCGGAGAACCACGAAAGCTGCCCAGAACGAATGAATAAATAGACTCTGCTAACTGATGCTATTAAatgcctgggaggggagggaaagaaggCCACAGAAAACAATGgcagagcccatgctttgcatgcggaaggtttcAAGTTtactctctggcatctccagtttaaaaaaggCCACGTAAGAGGAAATAGGCGAGATCTCTGCAGGAGAGTCAGGGTGGAtattactgggctagatggagaaGGAGTCTGACCCTGACACAAGGCCACTTTGCATGTTcctacactccctctgtctgtcctctctccttgccttgctcaGGGTCTCGACTAGACCTCCCATTAGGGATGGCGGAGAATTCCTACGGATTTGGAACTGGTACTGGAAATCACGTCGATTCGTGtgttcattctcaacccagaacgGAAATCTGGGAAGCGGACACATTCTGTATTCACTGCTGTCATTTCTTTAGGTCTGGAAATGTCATTGTCTTCTCCCCCATTTTCCTGACCTTtctttccattgaaatcaatggtgtgACATCATGTTACGCAATTAATTACACAGGGTTGCATTTAACTAAGCCCCACTCAGAGCAGACTGACTGAAaataatgaatctaagttagtcgtgCCTATCAACTTCAGCGGGTGTACTCTAAGTAggcctagcactgaataccacccataactAATTATGTTATATTCGGCTTCAGCAGCAAAATAGACAGTGTTGTTTTATGCAGAAGCTGAACTAGAGCGGACTGAAAACAACACTGCACCTGATGGATACAGGATGGACCGCCTTACTAGGGATGTAAGGAGAAAGCAATTTACATCTGGCCCTGTGTTCTTTGCAAGCaatgctgtttccattccactgtagTTTGGCATCTGCTAAAACCTACGTTGTTCGTTTTGCTATCCACTAGGGCTGAaattaatgtaattaattacttgATTGCTTCTTCTTTCCCCGTCATGGAGGGCTTACTCCATGAATGTGCAGTGACTGCCTGGGGAGGTGTGCGTGTACCTGAGTAAAACAAGCAACAAAACCAGAACAGAGCATGTGACTTAAGATCCTCCGACCTTTTATAGCAGGTTGCTGTGGCATGCAGCTCGGGATGTTGCTATAAACAAGGAAGATAAAGCGTTGGATCCCCTACATTGTGCCCTGTCAACGGTAACTACTTTTGCAAAGAATTCCAGTGCAGTGAAGCCTCACAGATAAAAGGGACTTCAGTATGGAAAGTCTGTGGATTCCCCCAACTACCACTCCTGAAATCAATGGGGGATCAGGTCTTTGCTTGGGGGTGAGGCCAAACAGCTGTTTTTACTTTACGTAACTTATGTAACTTTACGTAACTTACGTTTTTCTACAATATCCAGATAGTTACCACTTTAAAAATGGTttgtgtgaattttaaaaaaatgtatattttattgatttttggaAAGGAAACAAGGAACAATACATATCAGCAAGAGGAAaactccctcttccctccctctatcTCTCTCCACTCCACTGATTATACTCTTACCTTATCCTCACAAAATGCTGGAAAAGAACAACTTAAAAGAATGCACATCAAGATGTTGGATTTTCTACCCATGGACcccctttgagttttttttaaaatgtaaagcaCTCTCCAAAGCCgtcaaataaaattattattaattgcatttaaaaGGCAGCTGCAAGGAACTTTGTGCAAATATCAGGTGGAAACAGACTGGGAAGAAAACGGGTATGTATCATGATCTAGGCTCTCCCTGCAGATATTCAGATCTGATATTTGATATTTTGGGTAGCAAGGCAGAACAATGCGATTTATGGCTCTCATCAGTTACAACAATTCACAGGCTGCAGTTTGGAGCCAGGAGATTCCTCGTTAGTCAAAGGCAATGCTAAGCTGATGACTATACTTTCTGACTCCATCTTTCATTTTCCCTGAGCTGTAAACAATGACCTCCTAAACGTTTTTCCTTCTCATATGAGGAAGCTTAAATAAGTAACAGTCTGTGCTTAAACTAGAGCCAAAgagaatttgcatttaaaaaattcTCTTTGTGATGGTCCTCTGAGAATTCTGATAGCAAGCATCCACCGGGTATTTAAATATTTGCAAAATGCTCACTGCATATTGCACATGGCATCTTTATTGCTCAGTTatgcttattttcaatatttGATATTTGACAACTGGCCACactgggaagggccgtagctcagtggcagggcatctgctttgcatgcggaaggtcccaggttcagtccccagcatctccaggtagggctgggagagaccctggtctgaaatcctggagaccagctgtcagtcagtgtactgCACTTAGATGGGCTGCTTCGTGAGGATGGGTgagatatatatttatttaattgattaattaattaataatgatagataggccaatggtctgactgcgcataaagcaccttcctatgttccatacTTGATGATTAACACATGACAGTATTTGGGAACCGTGCAATCTTGACGGGAATCTTTCACTGTCAAAATCTGAATTTCAAATAAAAATGGCATAACTGAGGAGTGGGACTTGTGGGTTTCCAATTCTTTCGAATATTTGCTGAAGCTCAAAAAGACGCCTATAATGCAAATGGAAAATCTGTGTTGGCTAGAATATGTAGAGGTGCCCCAAGGCATTTTGATATCTGATGAAGAAAATATGTTTCCGTTCATTAAGGCAGAGCTGCTGCATCATAGGAAAGCCAGTCCTGATGATGTACACTTAGGATGTCTGTGTTAACAACATTCATTTGTGACACCGGCTGCAGGGAGGCTCAAATGTGCAGCAAACGTGCAAATATAATTAGACCCTCGTATCACCCTACCTGCAGTGTTGCCGATTTGTtattgggccaaattcaaggggttactattagtatataaagccctcaacAGCTTGAGACAATTTCACTTGACGGGTCACCATATGTACCCACTTGACTGCCTTGATTATGGAACTGAGATTTTTACAAGGGCCACATAATATTCATTCTGCGCTCTGCACCCTtatcaaaccacagttcccaggattctttggggaaagccataactgtttaaagtggtataatactgcaaTATAATGCAGAAGGGGCCTatgttgatgtgtttttaaaatttgttgattttatctgtattgtcatgaattgtttatattgttttatgtaaactgcttgtattagaagttgttgtttttattaagaggtatataaatcttgttcaagaacaactttaaaaataatagaaCAGACCCATTGCCCCAACCCAGTCAAACTCACCGCAAAGTTTGTGATTAGTGGCTGAGATGCATAAGTCAGCACCGAAGAAGTTCCCACCAGGGTGTAACTAGGGCACATGGGCTGGACATACATGTCTGCTGAATAAGGGCAACTGACTGCTTCATGTGACATGTAATCTGGGTAGGTGGCCCACTGGGTCAAAGGTTGCAGAGAGGCTGGAGAAGGTTGTGTCAACCACCCGGAACAGAGCGATCCGTCATCCATCACCGGTAATGCAGGACTGACAAAGTCCAAATCTGTGCAGATCTGGCCTGGGGAGGGGTGGAAGgctttgtcagtttcagttctcccagtttctaatttttccaattttaaattcatttctccacgtTTCTatggcaatttgcaatttttattttgtttaaaaaaatcctcatgaaatttctttcATATTTTAGGgcaaaattctcctaatacacacacttttgtatgccgTTCTGACTAATGCacacttttttttgcaagcaatttctcctaatataatgcatttttgtatgttgttttcacaagtatatttatttttaaggacactttcccctaagacatacatttttataaacattgttggcTTGAAGagttgcatcgcaaaattcggataagtgcaaattttgaagggtggctgcctTTTGGTTCCATTTTGCTAGAGAGGTGAACTTGATAGCTTTGCCTTTCAgtataaactgaatcaaatttctccctcatcctagGAGAGTTAGGCTAAAAGACGGCCAGAAATTCAAACCAGTGAACAAAGAGAtggaaacacagagagagagaagtactGAAACACTTACCAGTGGGTGAATAGGAGGGGACTGGCTGATGGGGGAAAAACACCTAAAGGAAAATCATAGTTTGATATCAGTTATTTGAGAAACATAAACACCATAGAAACTATTACTCAGAGGCCAGCTAGGAAACTCATTTCAGCAGTGCTCAAATATGTGACCAAAGTTCActcccaaatagggttgccaggctcagggcctgatcctgatcctgtatctttagaagagaaagtcagccaagcacaAGTGTTATTGCAACTCTGCAATGGgacaaaccacaaggtggaattctcccttctcctccacaacttttaaagatacagaagacctcttggttgccaggcccagcgtcccagaggtcttctgtatctttaaaagttgtgcaggggaagggagaattccaccttgtggtttttcccattgcagagttgcaagaacacctgcacttggctgactttctcttctcctaaagatacaggatcagtctcagggcatggacctggcaaccctactcccaaatGAGATTTCAAGCCCAGCACATGGATGTGGAAAGGGcctcttttggtagttctgctgtCACAGAAATGCAGAGGAttgtggcccgggagagggctttctctgtggcagctccaaaACTGTGGGTCCTCCTTCCAGCAGAGTGTCTAGCACCTTTTTTGTATAGCTTCCATTTTATGTTGAAGATGCGCTTCTTTCACATGGCTTCTGACAATTATTTTGCTTTGTGGGATCCACTTTTATTGAACCTACACTGTTCTGTTTTAGTTATTCTaatggttttacttgtttttagaaCTGTGCATTAACCTGTAATATCCCACTCTGGGACCTTGTGGTGTAGGGAGTGGGGTAGAAATcatacaagcaagcaagcaaacaaaatggTCCCAATAGCGCCTCTGCTTGGAGAATGAAAGgccaggaaaaaaaggggggtataTAAGCAATCCTGTCCCACGGCGTATCTGCATTTCAGCTGTGCCTATGTAGGTGTTGCCCGCAACTTCTCCCGACTCAATTTTAAAATTAAACGTTTGCTCAATGAAGGTTGAACAAAGCTTAATTTCAGGTCTGCCAAACCAAAGTGTAAACCTGGAAGGTTTTGTGTAGGCGACATCAAGATGGAAACCTATACGaatcaacagagagagagagagaggattttgCCCACGAACTGTGGTTTGCCCACGGTCTTTCCTACCGTTGTTGCTGCTGTGGTGGCCACGTTTGCATTCTGAACACTGCCACGCTTTCTCTTCAGGAGCTCCTTTACTGGCTCTTTGACACGGACACCTTGATAGGGACGTGGCAAGGGCAGCGGCGGCTCAGGTGCAGAagctggggggggaggaattgacCATTATTTTTCTTCCTTAGCCCTTCAAATATGTCttcttcagttttttaaaaaagacaaatttAAAAATCATTACTATTAcagtttattaatttatataccacttaggtGCCAAAAGAGAGCGGATTGGGAGGTGTGCAAGGGTAGTacagaaggagagagaggggaagttctattgcatgagcagaagttgTTCTGCTTGAGCAATGACTTTGCTGGCTACAACTtcaagggaggcttggagggtggtgacaagggacagggtcttttcagttgtggcttcccatctgGGGAATGTCCTCCCCGCTGAGGTCTGCCTGGATTCTTCATTGACATCtcttcggcaccaggtaaagctTTTCCTTTCCCCCAGGTCTTTGATAGACTACAatgatattgtttgttattagtgGGCTGCCAAAGTTTCCTGTGGCTATATGGATGGTGGCGGTTGTtttattgaattgtttttatggtatgatatatgcatttgtgttgtaagttgcttgggatGTTCAGGTAAATCTaattaacagcaacaacagcaacaaacccTCCGCTCATATTATGAAGTTGCTGTGCACTGAGCTGAGGATGCTGTGTTGGGGGTCACCCAGGCCATTTGTGGGACTGCAATTCCTTGACTGGGAGCCGTGACAGGTAAACAGATGTGAAGCTGGGTTGAATGTGTAGTGTAGACATGCCCTGATCTTtccctcccttaaaaaaaaaaaaaagcaaattagaATAGGTGCAGATCATAATATCTGAGTCAATGGATTGCTGATATCTCCTCTGAATAATCAAGCTGGCAGTCAGCCAAAAAGCCACTCTGAAGCCTTGCGTTATCAGCCACAAGGAGACCCAATTCGGTCCAGTATCTGAAACAGGTAAGCATTATCACACGTAAAATATTCCGCGGCAACAACTTGCCACTATATCAAAGCTTTGGGAaataaggaaatattgatatatcCCTTGATAGCAACCTTTTCTGTGGCACAGCGCTTTGATTGCAATCTGCATGTATATCCCAGCTGATTCACACACCAACTTCCTAATCAAACAGGCAACAGACCTGTTCATTCTCCAGAGAAGTCCAGCTTCACCTTGTTCATCAAAGCCATATCAAAACATAAACAACTCGAaaggtggaatgcagaaatgaaggaagctgctttatattgagtcagattaATCAGCATTGTTGATACTGGCCACCAGCTGCTCTATACGGTTCGAGGCAGGGGCAGTAAAGACTGGTAGCTCCgatctcagtggggcagtgaatccactccaggttttaggccGAGTTTTCCAGGGGCTGGCGAAGGTGCTGAAAGCCAACAGCACCTTGGACACTCCTtgaacgttcagactaaaacttggagtggattcactgccccgctgacattggagccaccagtcttcactaggtaggggtctctcccagctctacttggagaccCTGagtactgaacctgggaccttttgcatgcaaagcatgtcctatCCTACTCAGCCATGTTCCTTCCCTGAAAAGGGTTGTATCCTTTAGTACTGGTGCAAAAGGCAGAGGAATATCATTAGATCATTAGGGGATCCAGAAATGGGAAAACACAGAAATGTGCAATTCCATGTGGAAATGCCGTGTATCACCTATGCAGAGGTGCCCAAGGGGGAAAAGTCCAGACGGCATCTGCCCTCCCGCTAAGTAACAAATGGTGCGATACGCCAGGAAATTTTCCTGTGTGGATCTCATTGAAATAAAAGGCAGCTGGATGAAAGGGATTGGCAGGTATAAGTAAGCCCTTGGATGGTAGCTAATTTTTAACAgctgtccccattttcagaggtGTTGCCCTGTTTCTGGATGATCCTCCCCAGAGAGTGCCACCCAGCACCTTCATTGCTAAGGGGAAGAACCACAGTCACATGGCAGGGGACCTGCTCTGCACGTGGAAGGAcccaggcatctccagttaaaaggcccTCAGGTTACAAGAGGTGACTGGCTGCTTTGGTGGCAATGGCTGGTATATGACTTTAGGGTGCCAGGTGAAGAACTTTCCGTTTGCCAGCTGTATGGTGAGAGAAGTCATTTAACAGACGGTTTTATCTGTCATTTTACCTTTCTGTGTTTGTACCTTTAGGCGCCGTTTGCCGCAAAACACCGGCCTGCAAGCCTTCGATAATCACACGTGATGGAGAAGTAGTGTGCTGAACAGAGACAGAGGTATATTTCTGAGGAGCGGTCTGTCCCGAAGCATGAGAAGGGTCCAGAGATTGACCCCCAGTGCATTCCCTTCATGGCGCCCCTGGTGGTCAGCCCTGGCTTTACAACAGGAGTGGAGAATCAGCCTGTGGACTCTGTTCCCTCGTGAGCAGCCTTCAGGGGATGGGGGGTGGGTGCTagttgtgggtgtggccagaggcaacagtaggcgtagccagaggcaaaagtgggaagagCAACAGACCTGACTATTGCCTTTGAACAATAAGCTACATTCCAACCACACAACACAGTCAGAAATTTCTTCATCCACCCACCCCACATCTCTCCAtttttcatccaggcaagcaagaagcagtcCAAGGATATATTTCACCCAGGCAATAGCACTTGAAGAGGGCGAGGAACAGGGCCAGTGGGGTGTGTGGCCTCAGAATAAGAGATGGGGCctgagcattcattcattcattggcgatcactcgtggccgagtaagattgccttccaagaaaatttggttggaagacgcctgtgcgtgaattggttttatgtggggagatcgatgcacaatgatcaacacacaatcttgacgggaaaagactttgatccaatggcatgggtaccacgatgattggaagtcttatatctgctgcagccttcatccgccttcacagccgttgtaacatacacattgttatcctccacctgttctaccattgaggactttcttggatcgttctttgtctggttcctctcccttgaccttatcgccatgggtgaccctgctaggagtacatgactcctgacggcatcactcacagggtccATTGGAACAcgtaagcccactcaccactacaaccAGTGGGGTATAGGCTgaggggagtcctgagggccaaacagatgcctggagggtcacattccACCCATcccggcctgaggttctccacaaCTTCCTTACAGCATCAATTCAAAGCTCTTTAGAGTCAACACAGAACTTCCAAGTCCTAACTTTGGATTTTGGATCTGGATCGCCAGGCAGGATCAAGAAAAGCTTTGCAAAAGGTCCACTTGTCAATCTGCTACATGCAATTACACTTTACCCCCATCCAGAGTCTCCTCTAACTGCAAGTACCAGGAAACTGCTTTGCATTTATCAGGGATTGTtctgtaaatattttttatttacccACACGTATTTCTAACATTTTGCAATGAACAAGAAATACCTggctggaaaaatatatatactggTTTCAAAGCCATCCGTCAAAAAAGCCTGTTAAGAAAATGTAATCCAATTCTTCTGGATTTCTGAACAGATGGACAGAAATTATAAGCAAAGAATATTATTTTATGCAAGTCTGAAGGTTCATCTGAGAATTTTGGTCTAGTTTTACAAGGTGCTGCTGGGCGCTATAATTCAATCCTTGATGGATCTGTTCATACGCTTGTGCCAAAGTCCATAGTCACATGCTTTTCATGATCACATCTAGCTCTTGAgttgctggcctgatccagtttttaataaaaaatatattgttttcagCTGTTTCTTTCCAGCAAAGTGCATATTGCAACAAGCTCTGGGGATAGAGTAGGCTAGAAATTTAAGGAAAcaatcatttcccccccccccatgaatggAGTAAACAATTCAGGAGTAAGTAAGATGCACATCAAGACAACACTTAGTCCACATCACCAACAAAAACAAAGCATGGGTATTAACAAGTCTATCTGCTCATGTATATTTCCTGTTGCTCTCAACTTTCCCATAATTCCCATGGacctagggttaccatcattttgtcatttcaaaaagagtacatttggcttcgataagtgaaaagtaagagtatcctgttgcaccatctcaaaaagagtacatctactcttaaaagagtacggttggtaaccctacatGGACCCTCATTGTTCACATGGCTCCCGTTGACAACTTTCCCATGTCTCCTGTTTATCTTCAACTTCTCCACAGCCTCtcatcttccctcctcctctccacatCTTTGTCAAGATTAACATtgcaagctccttggggcaggaaagttcccccccccttttacttATGTTCTGCAAACCTCCATGTGCATTGATATGTATGACTGCACAAGTGGTGCAATCTTCTTATAGATGAACAGGCAAGCAACCTTGGGGAATGAATGACTCACATTCTAGCACACCACAAAACAGCCCAGGCTGGCAGGTAAGAGCAGCCTGATTCTTAGTTCCTGTGGTCACCATTCATGGCTGACGTTCATTTATATGGTGAGATGTAAAGCACTGCATTTGGGGATGGTAGTCTGGCCAGGGCAAATCCTGCCCTGCACCCCCATCACTGATTGGCCCCATAACAGGGATCCTACAGCAGGCTGTTCTTTTAGGAATCCATGAATCAACTATCAAAACTACAGGCTGTTTGCTAAGTACGATTTTAAGCTCCGGGTTCCAACaccaggaaaaataaaaataaaggagaaGGTGCCCAAGGatataaaaacaagcaaacagacAAAGGCCTCATTTACGCTGCGTCAtgccacttcccccaaagaatcctgggaaacatcattagttaaggatgctgagatttGTCAGAAGTCCCCAATTCTCCACACAGAGCTGAAGtgccagagtttcctgggaaagtgggattgatcgttaaaccactctgagaagtgaagctctgggaggggaataggaggactcctaacaactctcagcacccttcacaaactacacttcccaggattctttgggggaagccatgactctttaaagtgggatCATACTCCTTTAAAGTTATAGTGCAGGTGAGACCAAAGTCAGAACCCCCAAAACAAAAATTGGTATAAAAGCAATTTACAAATTGACAAAACAAGACTATACAATTATAACAAAGGGTTTATTGCCTCCCAAAACTGTAGTCCAAAGGTGAGTTTTTCAAAATATAAAAGAAAGGGGTGActcccaactgtcatcctctcatttataccttcagccattcaaacactcagccaatattcatacagcattctctagcattctagcccatgtactcccccctctcactcagtcacttaccatatatcacttaataaaacCGCACttgccatatttacagatattaaaatacagggacatcacagcttaccccaaagaatcctgggaactacagtttgttaagggtgctagtgcaaaacgcggcggccagattgctgacaaggaccaagcggtccgagcatataacacctgttctggccagcttgcactggttgccaatatgtttccgggctagattcaaagtgttggtattaacctataaagccttatacggtgcgggaccacgatatcttgcggaacgcctcttccgatatgaaccggcccgtgcactacgttctgctacgaaggccctcccccgggttccgactcacagggaggcccggagggtgatgacaagatctagggccttctcagtggtggcccccgaactatggaacagtctccccgaggaagtacgcctggcgcc
This genomic window contains:
- the POU2AF1 gene encoding POU domain class 2-associating factor 1, coding for MHWQKSSAPEPPLPLPRPYQGVRVKEPVKELLKRKRGSVQNANVATTAATTVFFPHQPVPSYSPTGQICTDLDFVSPALPVMDDGSLCSGWLTQPSPASLQPLTQWATYPDYMSHEAVSCPYSADMYVQPMCPSYTLVGTSSVLTYASQPLITNFAARSTSTPAVVPHLDGMDQQAPLSYFPWTQPISTLPAASLQYQPASTAIPAPQFLPLPISVTDLVPEELEDSRKEMGTLTIEKLLLQDENSGAYDLSNSLPVEGL